From Candidatus Pedobacter colombiensis, one genomic window encodes:
- a CDS encoding LexA family transcriptional regulator, with the protein MSNISSNLKYLRKKKGHTQQQFADAMEIKRSLIGAYEEDRAEPKYDLLKKIAEYFDLTIDEFINENINEDWKPKPKSQGSNLRILSISVDKDDNENIEMVPVKASAGYLNGFADPQYIKELPKFQLPLPFLKHGTFRAFEIMGDSMLPIQPGSIIVAEYMDNWNDVKTGETYIIVSKNEGVVYKRAGNRFKENKDLKLISDNKIYDPYTVSADDILEIWKAKAYISTALPDPTPEPTIETLSTMMAQMQKSISQLNKN; encoded by the coding sequence ATGTCAAACATTTCATCCAACCTTAAGTACTTAAGAAAGAAAAAAGGCCATACCCAGCAGCAATTCGCTGATGCTATGGAAATTAAAAGGTCACTTATTGGCGCTTATGAAGAAGATCGGGCTGAACCAAAATACGATTTACTAAAAAAAATAGCAGAATACTTTGACCTAACAATAGATGAGTTTATTAACGAAAACATCAATGAAGATTGGAAACCAAAGCCAAAAAGCCAGGGATCAAATCTTCGTATATTAAGTATATCTGTTGATAAAGATGACAACGAGAATATAGAGATGGTTCCCGTAAAGGCCAGTGCAGGATATTTAAACGGATTTGCCGATCCACAATACATTAAAGAACTACCCAAATTTCAACTACCGCTTCCCTTTTTAAAACATGGCACCTTTAGGGCTTTTGAAATTATGGGTGATTCTATGCTACCCATACAACCTGGAAGCATAATCGTTGCAGAATATATGGACAACTGGAATGATGTTAAAACCGGAGAAACCTATATCATAGTCAGCAAAAATGAAGGTGTTGTTTACAAAAGAGCCGGAAACCGTTTCAAGGAAAATAAAGATCTAAAACTTATTTCCGACAATAAGATCTACGATCCTTATACTGTTTCTGCTGATGACATCCTGGAGATCTGGAAGGCCAAAGCTTACATTTCAACTGCTTTACCTGATCCAACACCAGAACCGACTATAGAAACACTAAGCACCATGATGGCACAGATGCAGAAGTCCATCTCACAACTGAACAAAAACTAA
- a CDS encoding GIY-YIG nuclease family protein, with the protein MKKFVYVVTDRNRTSLHVGMSSDLIKTLDFYKQMPCLFFDSGQQLTRLVYFEEFKTEAQALSRFKLISRFTRTQKERLVRACNPDWVDLTIGLDFEHITSGRKMINQVNLAFNMLS; encoded by the coding sequence ATGAAAAAATTTGTGTACGTGGTAACAGACAGAAACAGAACGAGTTTACATGTAGGAATGAGTTCTGATCTAATTAAAACATTAGATTTCTATAAACAAATGCCTTGTTTATTCTTTGACAGTGGACAGCAGTTGACAAGACTTGTTTATTTTGAGGAATTTAAAACGGAGGCTCAGGCATTAAGTCGCTTTAAACTGATCAGCAGATTTACCAGAACGCAGAAGGAGCGCCTGGTAAGGGCTTGTAATCCGGACTGGGTTGATTTAACTATTGGCTTAGATTTCGAACACATCACTTCCGGGAGAAAAATGATCAACCAGGTGAACCTGGCTTTTAATATGCTTTCCTAA
- a CDS encoding basic secretory protein-like protein, protein MNQTYTFLRRLIAVLFILTISSAALQAQYFGQNKVRYNNEKFKVLQTPHFEIYYYLQNEKLIEKFAQDAETWYKMHQEIFKDTFVKKNPIILYNNHPDFQQTTALQGEIGIGTGGVTEAFKNRVIMPVMELNNQTRHVLGHELVHAFQYHLLLEKDSINLENVSQIPLWMIEGMAEYLSVGKTDAFTSMWMRDALLNRDIPSLKDLTNSNKYFPYRYGQAFWTFVGSVYGDTTIVPLFKATAKYGYENGLRYTFGYDDRALSGLWKNAIEAHYRPMLKTDSSQIRITGTKIIDNKNAGNMNVAPSISPDGKYLAFLSEKDLFGIDLFLADAKTGKILRKLSSQVSNSHIDDFNFLESAGTWSPDGKQFAFSIFSKGKNQLMIINVDNGSVALRAQMGDVAQFGNLSWSPNGEDIAFSGMIQGQSDIFSYNLKTKIVTQITNDVYSDYAPAYSQDGKKIAFSSDRASLKSNSIAAVHPINLSIYDVESKSLTDVPVFPGANNLNAQFSGDSKRLFFLSNRDGFRNLYEYTLADNSVKQLTDYFTGISGITEFSPAISVSRNDEIVYSYYRSQRYTLYNARASAFHAKPVDANAVNFDAAILPPMESTGVDIVNSNLNNFERFERTITDSMRLVPYKPKFKLDYLANSGVGVSTSRFGTGVQGGIVGLFSDIVGRNQIIANLSVNGEIYDIGGLVGYINQESRINWGAALSHIPYLSGFREIVPDKLKDRNGNDINVFNDRTNLIRTFEDQAQLFAAYPFNKVHRFEAGGAFSRYSYRIDRISNYYENVGGQIGYYITSDKTKVPLNQATNEYGMPFKSFNIFQVNASFVGDNSINGITSPLDGFRYRVGMEQYFGDYKFSAVNVDLRKYWRLKPVTLAARSYNYLRIGKEGENLYPLFIGYPYLIRGYEATSLYNNSSGISNGFDINQLSGNKIAVFNFELRLPFTGPKKLAAIPSKFMFTDLNVFFDAGLAWNEGSKVVFKNQPENNIDPKLDVNGNILHDKNGNPIYQKTNERVPAMSVGISLRVNVFGAFVLEPYYAFPFQRKDISGGVFGLTFAPGW, encoded by the coding sequence ATGAACCAAACCTATACTTTCCTTCGAAGATTAATTGCTGTCCTATTTATCCTTACAATATCTTCTGCCGCGCTTCAAGCTCAGTATTTCGGACAAAACAAGGTGCGTTACAACAACGAGAAATTTAAAGTTTTACAAACCCCACATTTCGAAATCTATTATTACCTGCAGAATGAAAAATTGATTGAGAAGTTTGCTCAGGATGCAGAAACCTGGTACAAAATGCACCAGGAAATATTCAAAGATACTTTTGTAAAAAAGAATCCGATCATTCTGTATAATAACCATCCCGATTTTCAACAAACTACAGCTCTTCAGGGCGAAATAGGTATCGGAACTGGTGGTGTTACTGAAGCTTTCAAAAACAGGGTAATCATGCCTGTAATGGAGTTGAACAACCAAACAAGACACGTATTAGGTCACGAACTTGTTCACGCCTTCCAATATCATCTCCTGCTGGAAAAAGACTCTATAAATCTTGAAAATGTTAGCCAGATTCCTCTATGGATGATCGAAGGTATGGCTGAGTATTTATCAGTAGGTAAAACAGATGCTTTTACCTCTATGTGGATGCGCGACGCCCTGTTAAACAGAGATATCCCTTCATTAAAAGACCTCACCAACTCTAATAAATACTTCCCTTACCGCTATGGTCAGGCATTTTGGACTTTTGTTGGTTCAGTTTATGGAGACACCACCATTGTGCCTCTATTTAAAGCAACGGCAAAATATGGTTACGAAAATGGACTAAGATACACTTTTGGTTATGACGACAGAGCACTATCAGGCTTATGGAAAAATGCAATTGAGGCACATTACCGTCCAATGCTTAAAACCGATAGCTCTCAGATCAGAATTACAGGAACAAAAATCATAGACAACAAAAATGCAGGTAACATGAATGTTGCCCCATCCATTAGTCCTGATGGTAAATACCTTGCATTTTTATCAGAAAAGGATCTTTTCGGCATCGATCTCTTTCTCGCAGATGCTAAAACCGGAAAAATCCTCAGAAAGTTAAGCAGTCAGGTATCCAACTCTCATATTGATGACTTTAACTTCCTGGAATCAGCCGGCACATGGTCACCAGATGGTAAACAGTTTGCTTTTAGTATTTTCAGTAAAGGTAAAAACCAATTGATGATCATCAATGTAGACAATGGAAGTGTTGCATTGCGTGCACAAATGGGTGATGTGGCTCAATTTGGAAACCTATCCTGGTCTCCGAATGGCGAAGACATTGCTTTCTCAGGAATGATACAGGGCCAAAGTGACATTTTCTCTTATAATCTTAAAACGAAGATCGTTACTCAGATCACCAATGATGTATATTCCGACTATGCTCCTGCTTATTCACAAGATGGTAAGAAAATAGCATTCTCCTCTGATAGAGCTTCTTTAAAAAGTAATAGCATTGCCGCTGTTCACCCTATTAATTTGAGCATTTATGATGTAGAAAGTAAATCATTAACTGATGTTCCTGTTTTTCCAGGTGCCAATAACCTCAATGCACAATTCTCTGGTGATAGTAAAAGATTGTTTTTCCTATCCAACAGAGACGGATTTAGAAATCTTTACGAATATACCCTGGCAGATAACAGTGTAAAACAGCTTACAGACTATTTTACAGGCATCAGCGGGATTACCGAATTCTCGCCAGCCATTTCTGTATCCAGAAATGACGAGATCGTATACAGTTACTACCGCTCACAACGCTATACACTTTACAACGCCCGGGCAAGTGCATTCCATGCAAAACCAGTGGACGCCAATGCAGTAAACTTCGATGCTGCCATCCTACCTCCAATGGAAAGCACCGGCGTTGACATTGTCAATTCCAATCTGAATAACTTCGAACGCTTTGAACGAACAATTACGGACTCTATGCGGCTTGTTCCTTACAAACCTAAATTCAAATTGGATTACCTGGCCAATAGTGGTGTAGGTGTTTCTACCAGCCGATTTGGTACTGGCGTACAGGGTGGTATTGTGGGTTTGTTTAGCGATATCGTGGGCCGAAATCAAATCATCGCCAATCTATCTGTTAATGGAGAAATTTACGATATAGGCGGATTAGTTGGTTACATCAATCAAGAAAGCAGAATCAATTGGGGCGCAGCCTTATCTCATATCCCTTATTTAAGTGGTTTCCGGGAAATTGTTCCTGACAAACTAAAAGACCGCAACGGAAATGACATCAATGTATTTAATGATAGAACAAACCTAATCAGAACCTTTGAAGATCAAGCCCAACTGTTTGCCGCTTATCCTTTCAATAAAGTACATCGTTTTGAGGCTGGTGGGGCATTTTCTCGTTACAGCTACAGAATTGACCGCATCAGTAATTATTATGAAAATGTAGGCGGTCAAATCGGTTATTACATCACTTCTGATAAAACAAAAGTTCCTTTAAACCAGGCTACCAATGAATATGGAATGCCGTTCAAAAGCTTCAATATTTTCCAGGTAAATGCTTCTTTTGTGGGCGACAACTCTATAAATGGAATCACCTCTCCTTTAGATGGTTTTAGATATAGAGTAGGAATGGAGCAATATTTTGGCGATTACAAGTTCTCTGCAGTTAACGTTGACTTAAGAAAATACTGGCGTTTAAAGCCAGTTACGCTTGCTGCAAGAAGTTATAACTACCTAAGAATAGGTAAAGAAGGCGAAAACCTTTATCCATTGTTTATCGGATATCCGTATTTAATAAGAGGATATGAGGCAACCTCTCTTTACAACAACAGCTCGGGTATTTCCAATGGTTTTGATATCAATCAGCTATCCGGAAATAAAATTGCTGTATTCAACTTTGAGCTAAGACTTCCCTTTACCGGGCCTAAAAAACTAGCTGCAATTCCATCGAAATTCATGTTTACAGATCTAAACGTCTTCTTTGACGCTGGTTTAGCCTGGAATGAAGGATCTAAGGTTGTTTTCAAAAATCAACCGGAAAACAATATAGATCCTAAGCTTGATGTAAATGGAAATATCTTGCACGACAAAAATGGGAATCCGATTTATCAGAAAACGAATGAGCGTGTTCCGGCAATGAGTGTAGGTATATCACTTAGGGTTAATGTATTTGGTGCTTTTGTACTAGAACCTTACTATGCCTTCCCTTTCCAGCGTAAAGATATCTCTGGCGGTGTATTTGGATTAACCTTTGCACCCGGGTGGTAG
- a CDS encoding transglycosylase domain-containing protein, translating to MFKEIRNKYLRYSSIFLFCIIIFFCALQLNFLWLFGYSPSYEDIKTPTLRVGSELYTSDGKLIGRYYKENRTPVNFNEISPSVINALVATEDVRFYSHMGIDFRSLLSSGISTATGDKRGASTITQQLAKNLYQTRYNKSQGFLSHVPVLRTIIAKLKEWLTAVKLESNYSKNDIITMYLNTVSFGNNAYGIKTASRIYFDKEANQLDVPESALLVGMLKGTTTYNPIRNPQKALERRNVALAQMNKYNFISAAELNTYKNTPIKLKEGRVDEGSDGDSYLRAAVDKYLEKWCNDNGYDLYEDGLKIYTTIDSKLQQYAEEAVADQMKTLQKRFYSVWGNQDPWQDSEGKKVDYPDRAMRNLPIYKLLEKKYANTPDSVTAYFNKKKKMKIFTWKGDRDTLFSTMDSIRYYGKMMNTGMMTLDPFNGKIKVWVGGIDHKYFKYDHVNQSKRQAGSTFKPFAYLAALESGMSPCDKFTDKPVKIAFQENGKTEYWEPKNASWSNTYSEMSLRLAMARSVNTITAQVTEKVGWDNVVKWAKECGIDSHLESVPSVSLGPNDVTVFEMVKAYGTFLNGGLKTDPILVEKITDLDGNIIQEFKAKTKRVLTEELSWLMLYMLRGGMEEPGGTSQALWEWDLWKKGNQIGGKTGTSSDYVDAWYMGVTKDLVTGIWVGCDERTAHFKNGETGEGSRTALPIFGKFMEKVYKDPSTGYTMGPFPKAKVKITREINCPTPRYERDTTATDSLAVDSTNFEVPPIQDPQPVSTEPVVQKTEEKKTTEPIKQPAVEVPLTKKEERILRRQQRQEEREKKKNNDL from the coding sequence ATGTTTAAAGAAATTCGCAATAAATATCTCCGTTATTCAAGTATATTCCTTTTTTGTATCATCATCTTTTTTTGTGCGCTGCAACTCAACTTCTTATGGCTATTCGGCTACTCTCCTTCTTATGAAGATATCAAAACACCAACCCTTCGCGTAGGTTCAGAATTGTACACTTCAGATGGGAAGCTGATCGGCCGTTATTATAAAGAAAACCGTACGCCGGTAAATTTTAACGAAATATCACCCAGTGTAATCAATGCATTGGTAGCAACAGAAGACGTTCGCTTCTATAGCCATATGGGTATCGATTTCCGCTCCCTCCTTTCCAGCGGAATTTCTACGGCAACGGGCGACAAACGTGGAGCAAGTACCATTACACAACAGCTCGCGAAAAACCTGTACCAGACCAGATACAATAAATCACAAGGCTTTTTAAGTCATGTTCCAGTACTTCGTACCATTATTGCAAAACTAAAAGAATGGCTAACCGCAGTAAAATTAGAATCCAATTATTCTAAAAACGACATCATTACCATGTATTTAAATACCGTTTCATTTGGTAATAATGCTTATGGTATCAAAACAGCATCCCGCATCTATTTCGATAAAGAAGCCAACCAACTTGATGTGCCTGAATCAGCCTTGCTAGTAGGGATGCTAAAAGGCACGACAACTTACAATCCTATCAGAAATCCTCAAAAAGCATTGGAGCGTCGAAATGTTGCTTTGGCACAGATGAATAAATACAACTTTATATCTGCCGCTGAATTAAACACTTACAAAAACACACCTATAAAACTTAAAGAAGGAAGAGTAGATGAGGGAAGTGACGGCGATTCTTATTTAAGAGCCGCAGTAGATAAATACCTGGAGAAATGGTGTAATGACAATGGTTACGACCTATATGAAGATGGCTTAAAGATATATACAACTATAGATTCCAAGTTACAGCAATATGCTGAGGAAGCTGTAGCCGACCAAATGAAAACCTTGCAAAAAAGATTTTATAGTGTTTGGGGCAATCAAGATCCATGGCAAGATTCGGAAGGAAAAAAAGTAGATTATCCTGATCGTGCAATGCGTAACCTCCCTATCTACAAACTGCTGGAAAAGAAATACGCCAATACCCCTGATTCTGTAACAGCCTATTTTAACAAAAAGAAAAAGATGAAAATCTTTACCTGGAAAGGTGACCGCGATACGCTATTCTCCACTATGGATTCTATCCGTTACTATGGAAAAATGATGAATACAGGAATGATGACCCTTGATCCTTTTAATGGTAAAATAAAAGTTTGGGTGGGTGGTATCGATCATAAGTATTTCAAGTACGACCACGTAAATCAATCTAAAAGACAGGCAGGATCTACATTTAAGCCTTTCGCCTACTTAGCGGCTTTAGAAAGCGGTATGAGTCCTTGCGATAAATTCACCGATAAACCAGTTAAGATTGCGTTTCAGGAAAATGGAAAAACGGAGTATTGGGAACCTAAAAATGCCAGCTGGAGTAATACTTATAGCGAAATGTCACTCCGTTTAGCCATGGCAAGATCTGTAAACACCATTACCGCCCAGGTTACAGAAAAAGTGGGTTGGGACAATGTCGTAAAATGGGCAAAGGAATGTGGTATCGATAGCCACTTAGAATCGGTTCCATCTGTTAGCTTAGGTCCAAATGATGTCACCGTATTTGAAATGGTTAAAGCCTATGGTACCTTTTTAAATGGAGGACTAAAAACTGATCCTATTCTGGTTGAGAAGATTACTGACCTGGATGGCAACATCATTCAAGAATTTAAAGCCAAAACCAAAAGAGTTTTAACTGAAGAGCTATCCTGGTTAATGCTATATATGTTGAGAGGTGGTATGGAAGAACCGGGTGGAACATCACAGGCGCTATGGGAATGGGACCTTTGGAAAAAAGGAAATCAGATTGGTGGAAAAACGGGTACTTCAAGTGACTACGTAGATGCCTGGTACATGGGCGTTACCAAAGACCTGGTTACCGGCATTTGGGTAGGTTGCGATGAACGCACCGCACACTTTAAAAACGGAGAAACAGGTGAAGGCTCCAGAACAGCACTTCCAATTTTTGGTAAGTTCATGGAAAAAGTATACAAAGATCCAAGTACAGGATATACCATGGGCCCTTTCCCTAAAGCAAAAGTAAAAATCACAAGAGAAATCAACTGCCCTACACCTCGATATGAAAGAGATACTACTGCAACCGATAGTTTGGCTGTAGATTCTACAAATTTTGAAGTACCTCCAATACAAGATCCACAACCTGTTTCAACTGAACCTGTGGTACAGAAAACAGAAGAAAAGAAAACGACTGAACCCATCAAGCAACCTGCCGTAGAAGTTCCCTTAACAAAAAAGGAAGAAAGGATTCTAAGAAGACAACAACGCCAGGAAGAAAGAGAAAAAAAGAAAAATAACGATCTATGA
- a CDS encoding NADH-quinone oxidoreductase subunit N, translating to MSSNDFFALTPLLVLAGSSVLIMLLIALKLNHRSIQFSSLILFSIAFAALFNIQKVLPCPIQPLFIIDGFSVFVMGLIIFSSLVVNILSYVYFEEKEENPKEYYILLFLCTLGACILAISKHFISLFLGLEILTVGLYALIAYLRTRHHNIEAGIKYLVLAAFSSAFLLFGMALIYLETGSMDFSAIASNISMLKSLSPLFLTGLGMMLVGIGFKLAVVPFHMWAADIYQGSPTPVTAFISTASKGGVLAVLLRFFVMIDGYRFKVFLLTLISIAIATMIIGNLLALQQKNVKRILAYSSIAHLGYILVALVPGSSLGIQALCFYLITYFITTLIAFGVITILSNKETDAEDIESYRALFWRHPVLACIFSMALLSLAGIPLTAGFVGKFYILAAGLQNGFLIATLVLVISSVIGLYYYLRIITAMFTKQQSILSEEKNTHPAFYITGILILSMLTFLIVWLGVYPSGLMNSIIDFKIK from the coding sequence ATGTCAAGTAACGATTTTTTCGCACTTACACCATTACTAGTACTTGCCGGTTCTTCCGTGCTAATTATGCTCCTTATTGCCCTAAAACTTAATCACCGAAGTATCCAGTTCAGTAGTCTGATATTATTTAGTATAGCTTTCGCTGCTCTTTTTAATATTCAAAAAGTACTTCCTTGTCCTATTCAACCCTTGTTTATCATTGATGGATTCTCTGTATTCGTTATGGGACTCATCATTTTTTCAAGCCTGGTGGTCAATATTCTTTCTTATGTATATTTCGAAGAAAAAGAAGAAAATCCTAAAGAATACTATATATTGTTGTTTCTATGTACCCTTGGGGCCTGTATTCTGGCGATCAGTAAGCATTTTATTTCTTTATTCCTGGGTCTCGAAATCCTGACTGTTGGTCTGTATGCACTCATTGCCTATTTGCGAACCAGGCATCACAATATAGAAGCAGGGATTAAATACCTTGTGCTAGCTGCCTTCTCTTCTGCCTTCCTTCTTTTTGGGATGGCACTAATTTACCTTGAAACCGGGAGCATGGATTTTTCTGCAATTGCCAGCAATATATCCATGCTTAAGTCTTTATCACCCCTATTTTTAACCGGTTTAGGAATGATGCTGGTAGGGATAGGATTTAAATTAGCGGTCGTCCCCTTTCATATGTGGGCTGCAGATATATATCAGGGATCACCCACACCTGTAACGGCCTTTATTAGCACAGCTTCTAAAGGTGGTGTGCTTGCTGTTCTTTTGCGTTTTTTTGTAATGATTGATGGTTACCGCTTCAAGGTGTTCCTGCTTACTTTAATCAGTATTGCCATTGCTACAATGATTATTGGTAATCTGCTTGCTTTACAGCAAAAGAATGTAAAACGTATTCTGGCTTATTCTTCAATTGCGCACCTTGGTTATATATTAGTTGCCCTCGTTCCTGGTAGTTCACTCGGCATTCAAGCACTCTGTTTTTATTTGATAACCTATTTTATAACAACCCTAATCGCTTTTGGAGTAATTACTATTTTGTCGAACAAAGAAACAGATGCAGAAGATATCGAAAGTTACCGGGCATTATTTTGGCGACACCCTGTTCTAGCCTGTATTTTTAGCATGGCTTTGCTCTCTCTGGCTGGAATACCATTAACTGCAGGTTTTGTAGGAAAATTTTACATACTAGCCGCTGGACTTCAGAACGGCTTTTTAATAGCGACATTAGTCCTTGTTATCAGTAGTGTAATTGGCTTGTACTATTACCTCCGTATTATAACAGCCATGTTCACAAAACAACAAAGTATTTTATCTGAAGAAAAAAATACCCACCCGGCTTTTTACATAACTGGCATTCTTATTTTATCTATGCTTACTTTTTTAATCGTTTGGCTTGGAGTTTATCCATCCGGTTTAATGAATTCTATTATAGATTTTAAAATCAAATGA